A window from Gemmatimonadaceae bacterium encodes these proteins:
- the cphA gene encoding cyanophycin synthetase — MTTVDTTVAEPDALDSYEFRVTRIRALRGPNYWRLAPVIACDVRLGKLEDVASNEIPGFCERLLANLPSLREHPCSRGDSGGFAERLNEGTHLPHVLEHVSLELQSLAGSDVGFGRVVQSGDAGVWWVIVEYEEEEVGLEAMHQAVRLIRACIDGAQVGMDDLIDDLQDLYETVQLGPSTAAVVEEARRRNIPVRRLNSRSLIQLGLGKNLRRIQATVTEFTSSIAVEIAQDKEDTKRVLSNIGLPVPRGGTVRTLDGAIELAEDIGYPVILKPIDASHGRGISGKLDSPDSIGEAWEMARSVSRRVLVEHYHEGNDHRVLVVNGKVVACAERVPAHVVGDGVHTIIELIEIANRDPRRGVGHRKILTRLPSDDRTVAYLAKRGLTLDTVPPKDERVFLRGTANLSTGGTSIDRTEEMHPDNVTACEMAAGIVGLDIAGIDVLTRDIGVPFRENDAVILEVNAAPGIRMHTHPTEGTARNVGTPILDMLYPPGSDATIPILAVTGTNGKTTTVRLLAHLFRNTGHRVGFTTTDGVYIQNRLVMEGDMTGPFAANIILSNPTIDVAVLETARGGILRSGLGFEECDVGVVLNVSADHLGLRGINTIEQLADVKSVIPAVVKREGHAVLNADDPLVFAMRDKTGADIVLFSTTAPGENQLVEDHIARNGIAANIEDGQFIIRRGRLRIPIASEREVPLMLGGAARFQRQNILAAIGSAYVQGMRYDDIRAGLLSFFPSASLTPGRLNLIRLHGGARAMVDYAHNAAALEGLMDFVHRLPARRRIGIVTVPGDRRNEDIIRAGELVASFDHVIIKEDEDLRGRVPGEIAELLEEGLVKGGLEHEEIEIIRNGREAIDAGIVQVTEDDLLVVIAEKVPQTLAAIRAHAVTAT; from the coding sequence ATGACCACCGTCGATACCACGGTCGCCGAGCCCGACGCACTCGACTCATACGAATTCCGCGTCACCCGCATCCGCGCGTTGCGCGGCCCGAACTATTGGCGCCTGGCGCCGGTCATCGCCTGCGACGTCCGACTCGGCAAGCTCGAGGACGTCGCATCGAATGAGATCCCAGGCTTCTGCGAGCGACTGCTCGCGAATCTTCCATCACTGCGTGAGCATCCGTGCTCGCGCGGTGATAGCGGAGGCTTCGCCGAGCGGCTCAATGAAGGCACGCATTTGCCGCACGTGCTCGAGCATGTTTCGCTCGAGTTGCAGTCGCTCGCGGGCAGTGACGTCGGCTTCGGCCGCGTCGTTCAGTCCGGCGACGCCGGCGTATGGTGGGTGATCGTCGAGTACGAGGAAGAGGAGGTCGGGCTCGAGGCGATGCACCAAGCCGTCCGATTGATTCGCGCGTGCATCGATGGCGCGCAGGTCGGCATGGATGATTTGATCGACGACTTGCAGGATCTCTACGAAACCGTCCAGCTCGGTCCGTCGACGGCGGCGGTGGTCGAAGAAGCACGACGCCGCAACATCCCGGTGCGCCGCCTCAACTCCCGCTCGCTGATTCAGCTCGGGCTCGGCAAGAATCTGCGGCGCATTCAGGCGACGGTAACCGAGTTCACGAGCTCGATTGCCGTCGAGATCGCGCAGGACAAGGAAGACACGAAGCGCGTCTTGAGCAACATCGGTTTGCCGGTACCGCGCGGCGGCACGGTGAGAACGCTCGATGGCGCGATCGAGCTGGCCGAAGACATCGGCTATCCGGTGATCCTCAAACCGATCGATGCGAGCCACGGCCGCGGCATCTCGGGCAAGCTCGACTCGCCGGATTCCATCGGCGAAGCGTGGGAGATGGCGCGCTCCGTGTCGCGGCGCGTGCTGGTCGAGCACTATCACGAAGGGAACGATCACCGCGTGCTGGTGGTGAACGGCAAAGTGGTCGCCTGCGCGGAGCGGGTGCCGGCGCACGTGGTCGGCGATGGCGTGCACACGATCATCGAGTTGATCGAGATCGCGAATCGCGATCCGCGCCGCGGCGTCGGCCATCGAAAAATTCTCACCCGGCTGCCGAGCGACGATCGCACGGTGGCGTATCTCGCGAAACGAGGGCTGACGCTCGACACCGTCCCGCCGAAAGACGAGAGAGTTTTTCTGCGCGGGACGGCGAATCTCTCGACGGGCGGGACGTCGATCGATCGCACGGAGGAGATGCATCCCGACAACGTCACCGCGTGCGAGATGGCGGCGGGCATCGTCGGTCTCGACATCGCCGGCATCGATGTGCTGACGAGAGACATCGGCGTGCCGTTCCGCGAGAACGACGCGGTGATTCTCGAGGTCAATGCGGCGCCCGGCATTCGGATGCACACGCATCCGACCGAGGGCACGGCGCGCAACGTCGGCACGCCCATTCTCGACATGCTGTACCCGCCGGGCTCGGACGCCACGATTCCGATTCTCGCGGTCACGGGCACGAACGGAAAGACGACGACGGTGCGGTTGCTCGCGCATCTGTTCCGCAACACCGGACATCGCGTTGGGTTCACGACGACGGACGGGGTCTACATTCAGAATCGCCTGGTGATGGAAGGCGACATGACGGGCCCGTTCGCCGCGAACATCATCCTCTCGAACCCGACGATCGACGTCGCGGTGCTGGAGACCGCGCGCGGAGGCATTCTGCGCTCGGGACTCGGGTTCGAGGAATGCGACGTCGGCGTCGTGCTCAACGTCAGCGCCGATCATCTCGGCCTGCGCGGCATCAACACGATCGAGCAGTTGGCCGATGTGAAATCTGTAATACCAGCGGTAGTAAAACGCGAGGGTCACGCGGTGCTCAACGCCGACGACCCGCTGGTCTTCGCCATGCGCGACAAGACGGGCGCCGACATCGTCCTGTTCAGCACTACGGCGCCGGGCGAGAACCAGCTGGTCGAGGACCATATCGCGCGGAACGGCATCGCCGCGAACATCGAGGACGGTCAGTTCATCATTCGCCGGGGGCGGCTGCGCATTCCGATCGCGAGCGAGCGCGAAGTGCCGCTCATGCTTGGCGGCGCGGCGCGATTCCAGCGGCAGAACATTCTCGCCGCGATCGGCAGCGCCTACGTGCAGGGTATGCGCTACGATGACATTCGCGCCGGCCTTCTGTCCTTCTTCCCGTCGGCGTCGCTCACGCCCGGGCGGTTGAATCTCATTCGCCTCCACGGCGGCGCCCGCGCAATGGTGGACTACGCGCACAATGCCGCCGCGCTCGAGGGACTCATGGACTTCGTGCATCGGCTGCCGGCGCGGCGGCGGATTGGTATCGTCACCGTACCGGGCGACCGCCGCAACGAAGACATCATCCGCGCCGGCGAGCTCGTCGCGAGCTTCGATCACGTCATCATCAAGGAAGACGAAGATCTGCGCGGCCGCGTTCCCGGCGAGATCGCCGAGCTGCTCGAGGAAGGTTTGGTGAAGGGCGGGCTCGAACACGAGGAGATCGAGATCATTCGCAACGGGCGCGAGGCGATCGATGCCGGCATCGTGCAAGTCACCGAGGATGATCTGCTGGTCGTGATCGCCGAGAAAGTGCCGCAGACGCTCGCGGCGATTCGCGCCCACGCGGTGACCGCCACGTGA
- a CDS encoding ABC transporter permease, with protein MSIFSQLPWQRRRDTDDAALDEELRAHFGMAVADRIARGESPDEALAAARREFGNVGHVKEVTRETWGGLWVERLLQDLRYALRSLRRTPTFAVVAVLTVALGIGVNTAMFTVVNGVLLRPLPFEDPSHLYMIAHAPANSPFLAWNTMADREYAEYRGATRAFAATTAYNAYEATLVGVGEPAHVQTVRVTPSFLSVLRVRPQLGRGFLPNEDRPGDDAVAMLSATLWRTRFGADSSAIGRSITIEGERHTIVGVLPDGFDFPARAEIYLPMYIALDPHRMAMRPVIGRLAPGASVADATAELDAFMKRIERNLPDQRNEHAVSRIVPLRDAVVGETRHALLLFSAAVGFVLLIACANVSNLLAMRAAARGHEFGIRAALGASRMRIIRQLLTESLVIAVIGGALGVGVGMVCLRVALAMAPPGLLSRTSEIHLDWHVLAATLAACVVAGVAFGLLPALHTARRDLRGTFGAPGRVTTRSAARSIMVLIETSLALVLLVGAGLLVRSYVRLVNVDLGFKPDNVVTVTLDLPESRYRSAEALHATQRELSARIASIPGVAASAAVNWMPITAALTMGDFELADGRELPPDYMVAKPCITPGYFAMMRMPIRHGRAFTNADDARAPLVAVISRSVASYFWPKGNAVGQRIAMEDHPTAADWMTIVGVVDDVHQHSARDGTMPAIYLPLAQTKRTGWLEHLTFGARTTGDVARVASAMRAAVHAVDADQPTESIETMSSIVASSVAEPRFQTAVLTLFSVLALVLAAVGIYGVLAYSVGERTREFGVRLALGATSRGVVRMVLMRTLVLIVPGLAIGLAAAFALMRLLSKFLFEITPTDPATLVGVSVLLATVALVAAWAPARRAGKVDPMTALRAE; from the coding sequence ATGAGCATTTTCTCACAGTTGCCATGGCAGCGTCGTCGCGATACCGACGACGCCGCGCTCGACGAGGAGTTGCGCGCGCATTTCGGCATGGCCGTCGCGGACCGTATCGCGCGCGGCGAATCCCCGGACGAAGCCCTCGCCGCCGCTCGCCGCGAATTCGGCAACGTCGGCCACGTCAAGGAAGTCACGCGCGAAACGTGGGGTGGCCTCTGGGTCGAGCGCCTCCTTCAGGATCTTCGCTACGCGCTGCGTTCGTTGCGGCGCACGCCGACGTTCGCCGTCGTCGCCGTACTCACGGTCGCGTTGGGCATCGGCGTCAACACGGCGATGTTCACCGTCGTCAACGGCGTGCTGCTTCGGCCGCTGCCGTTCGAGGATCCGTCGCATCTCTACATGATCGCGCACGCACCCGCGAACTCGCCGTTTCTCGCCTGGAACACCATGGCCGACCGCGAATACGCGGAATATCGCGGAGCAACCCGCGCGTTCGCGGCGACGACGGCGTACAACGCGTACGAGGCAACACTCGTCGGCGTGGGCGAGCCGGCGCACGTTCAAACCGTGCGCGTCACGCCGTCGTTCCTATCCGTGCTCCGCGTGCGGCCACAACTCGGCCGCGGGTTTCTGCCGAACGAGGATCGCCCGGGCGACGATGCAGTGGCCATGCTCAGCGCCACGCTCTGGCGCACACGATTCGGCGCCGACTCGAGCGCGATCGGCCGCAGCATCACCATCGAAGGCGAACGACACACGATTGTCGGCGTGCTGCCCGACGGCTTCGATTTTCCGGCGCGCGCGGAAATCTATCTGCCGATGTACATCGCCCTCGACCCGCATCGCATGGCGATGCGCCCGGTCATCGGCCGGCTCGCGCCGGGCGCGAGCGTCGCCGACGCGACCGCCGAGCTGGACGCGTTCATGAAACGCATCGAGCGCAACCTGCCGGACCAGCGCAACGAACACGCGGTCTCGCGCATCGTTCCGCTCCGCGATGCGGTCGTCGGCGAGACGCGGCACGCGTTGCTGCTCTTCAGCGCCGCGGTGGGATTCGTGCTGCTCATCGCGTGCGCGAACGTGTCGAATCTCCTGGCGATGCGGGCCGCCGCGCGCGGTCACGAGTTCGGCATTCGTGCCGCGCTCGGCGCGTCGCGCATGCGCATCATTCGGCAACTGTTGACGGAGAGTCTCGTGATCGCCGTGATCGGCGGCGCACTCGGTGTGGGCGTCGGCATGGTGTGTCTGCGCGTCGCGCTCGCGATGGCGCCTCCGGGCCTGCTGTCCCGCACGAGCGAGATTCACCTCGACTGGCACGTGCTCGCCGCGACGCTCGCCGCGTGCGTCGTCGCCGGCGTGGCGTTCGGCCTGCTGCCGGCGTTGCACACGGCGCGCCGCGATCTTCGCGGCACATTCGGCGCGCCGGGGCGCGTCACGACGCGCTCCGCGGCGCGCAGCATCATGGTGCTGATCGAAACGTCGCTCGCCCTCGTCCTGCTCGTCGGTGCGGGGTTGCTCGTGCGCAGCTACGTGCGGCTGGTGAACGTCGACCTCGGTTTCAAGCCGGACAACGTCGTCACCGTCACGCTGGACTTGCCGGAGAGCCGGTACCGCAGCGCCGAAGCGCTGCACGCAACGCAGCGAGAGTTGTCGGCGCGCATCGCGTCGATTCCCGGAGTCGCGGCGTCCGCCGCCGTGAACTGGATGCCGATCACGGCGGCACTGACGATGGGCGATTTCGAGCTCGCCGACGGGCGCGAACTGCCGCCGGACTACATGGTCGCGAAACCGTGCATCACGCCCGGGTACTTCGCGATGATGCGCATGCCCATTCGCCACGGACGCGCGTTCACGAACGCGGACGACGCGCGCGCGCCGCTGGTCGCGGTCATCAGCCGCTCGGTGGCGAGCTACTTCTGGCCGAAGGGGAACGCGGTCGGACAACGTATCGCGATGGAGGATCATCCAACCGCCGCCGACTGGATGACGATCGTCGGCGTCGTCGACGACGTGCACCAACACAGCGCTCGTGACGGGACCATGCCGGCGATCTATCTGCCGCTTGCGCAGACGAAGCGCACGGGCTGGCTCGAGCACCTGACATTCGGTGCGCGCACGACGGGCGACGTCGCTCGAGTGGCGTCGGCGATGCGCGCCGCCGTCCACGCGGTCGATGCCGATCAACCGACCGAGTCGATCGAGACGATGAGCAGTATCGTCGCGTCGTCGGTCGCCGAGCCGCGGTTTCAGACGGCCGTGCTGACCTTGTTCTCGGTGCTCGCGTTGGTGCTCGCCGCCGTCGGCATCTACGGTGTGCTGGCGTATTCTGTCGGTGAGCGCACGCGCGAGTTCGGCGTTCGGCTCGCGCTCGGGGCAACGTCGCGCGGCGTCGTGCGCATGGTACTCATGCGCACCCTGGTGCTCATCGTGCCGGGGCTGGCGATCGGACTCGCGGCAGCGTTCGCGCTGATGCGATTGCTCTCGAAGTTCCTGTTCGAGATCACGCCGACGGATCCCGCGACCCTCGTCGGTGTCTCGGTCCTGCTCGCGACTGTCGCGCTGGTGGCGGCGTGGGCGCCCGCGCGCCGAGCGGGGAAGGTGGATCCGATGACGGCGTTGCGCGCAGAGTAG
- a CDS encoding PadR family transcriptional regulator produces MSRHPLSRVELLQGTLDFIILQTLRWGPRHGYGIAQIIRANSNDALQVETGSLYPALHRLAKKKWISADWDVSENGQRVRVYTLTPAGRKQLAVERDKWEQLTHAIAGVMRPPVTEGES; encoded by the coding sequence ATGTCCAGACACCCGCTCTCCCGCGTCGAGCTCCTCCAAGGCACGCTCGACTTCATCATCCTCCAGACCCTGCGCTGGGGACCGCGGCACGGGTACGGCATCGCGCAGATCATCCGCGCCAATTCGAACGACGCGCTCCAGGTGGAGACGGGGTCGCTCTACCCGGCCCTCCACCGCCTCGCGAAGAAGAAGTGGATCTCGGCCGACTGGGACGTCTCCGAGAACGGCCAGCGCGTCCGCGTCTACACGCTCACGCCCGCGGGGCGCAAACAGCTCGCCGTCGAGCGCGATAAATGGGAGCAACTCACGCACGCCATCGCCGGCGTCATGCGTCCACCCGTCACCGAGGGTGAATCATGA
- a CDS encoding fused MFS/spermidine synthase yields MSSTKSARRTQAYNTGSAPIIPADPIAANRFLPLLVLLFVGSGAAALIYEIVWLQLLSLIVGSSAVSMAVLLGTFMGGMCIGSLFLSKYVSRAQHPLRVYAMLEGAIALFGLLVLWGMPYVGGLYFKIAVHGMNGIFVRGIICALCLLPPTILMGATLPAIARWVETTADGVAWLGFFYGGNIGGAVFGSLFAGFYLLRIYDMSIATYVAAFIDLIVVGAALALSRVTRYSPPATSEVDAHDDAHDDAHDDAPRERPRLIPRGMWPVYVSIGLSGATALAAEAIWTRLLSLLLGATTYTFSIILAAFLFGLGIGSAIGASVGRASTNPRRALAFCQAMLAVAIAWAAHAMLEQLPYWPINPSLASTPTNTFQIDLVRCLWAVLPAAILWGASFPLALAAVGRDERDPGRLVGGVYAANTIGGIVGALLGSLLLIAWIGSQKSQQVLISVAAVSAMIALLPDLLPDLVFDLRRGTQVRARGRRRAILLAAYALILAIYGSKLVPPVPPLLVGYGRWFATRLDNAGDFIYVGEGMTASVAVSQLSNGVLNYHNAGKVQASSEPQDMRLQRMLGHLTTLLPPKADNVLVIGCGAGVTAGAVSIEPRLKRETIAEIEPLVPKVVSKYFGAHNFNVVTNPKVHVQIDDARHFVLTTDQKFDAITSDPLDPWVKGAATLYTEEFFNVAKEHLNPGGVVTLFVQLYESGTPAVKSEVATFMKAFPNAVVFGNTNNGGGYDLVLVGQNVPGPMKIDVDAIEAKLASPEYAQVSASLREIGFSNATELFSTFAGNEEMLRPWLADAQINHDRNLRLQFLAGLGLNHYDQAGIFSQMVQYRRYPDGMFSGSAARLEQIRAGVRMY; encoded by the coding sequence GTGTCGTCGACCAAATCCGCTCGCCGTACGCAAGCCTACAACACCGGTTCGGCTCCCATCATTCCGGCCGACCCGATCGCGGCCAACCGATTCCTCCCGCTCCTCGTGCTGCTGTTCGTCGGCAGCGGCGCCGCGGCACTCATCTATGAGATCGTGTGGCTGCAGTTGCTCAGCCTCATCGTCGGCTCCAGCGCCGTCTCGATGGCCGTCTTGCTCGGCACGTTCATGGGCGGCATGTGCATCGGCAGTCTCTTCCTGTCGAAGTACGTGTCGCGCGCGCAACATCCATTGCGCGTGTACGCCATGCTCGAGGGCGCGATCGCGCTGTTCGGACTGCTCGTGTTGTGGGGTATGCCGTACGTCGGCGGCCTGTACTTCAAGATCGCCGTGCATGGGATGAACGGCATCTTCGTGCGCGGTATCATCTGCGCGCTGTGCCTCTTGCCGCCGACGATCCTGATGGGCGCGACGCTGCCCGCGATCGCGCGTTGGGTGGAGACGACCGCTGACGGCGTGGCGTGGCTCGGTTTCTTCTACGGCGGCAACATCGGCGGCGCGGTGTTCGGGTCGCTTTTCGCCGGCTTCTATCTGCTGCGCATCTACGACATGTCGATCGCGACCTATGTCGCGGCGTTCATCGATCTGATCGTCGTCGGTGCGGCGCTCGCGCTCTCACGCGTGACGCGATACTCGCCGCCGGCAACGAGCGAGGTCGACGCGCATGATGACGCGCATGATGACGCGCATGATGACGCGCCGCGCGAACGTCCGCGTCTCATTCCGCGCGGCATGTGGCCTGTCTATGTAAGCATCGGCCTCTCGGGCGCCACGGCTCTCGCGGCCGAAGCGATCTGGACGCGATTGCTCTCGCTCCTCCTTGGCGCCACGACGTACACCTTCTCGATCATTCTCGCGGCGTTTCTCTTCGGACTGGGCATCGGCAGCGCGATCGGCGCGTCGGTCGGTCGCGCGTCGACGAATCCGCGCCGCGCGCTCGCGTTCTGTCAGGCGATGCTCGCGGTCGCGATCGCCTGGGCCGCGCACGCGATGCTCGAGCAGCTTCCATACTGGCCGATCAATCCGAGTCTCGCATCCACGCCGACGAACACGTTTCAGATCGATCTCGTGCGCTGCCTGTGGGCGGTGCTGCCCGCTGCCATCTTGTGGGGCGCGAGCTTCCCGCTGGCGCTTGCCGCCGTCGGCCGCGACGAAAGGGATCCGGGTCGCCTCGTCGGGGGCGTATACGCGGCGAACACCATCGGCGGCATCGTCGGCGCGCTACTGGGCAGCCTGCTGCTGATCGCGTGGATCGGATCGCAGAAGTCGCAGCAGGTACTCATCAGCGTCGCGGCCGTCAGCGCGATGATCGCGCTGCTGCCCGACCTGCTGCCCGACCTGGTGTTCGACCTGCGGCGCGGCACTCAGGTGCGCGCGCGCGGCCGGCGCCGAGCGATCCTCTTGGCGGCGTACGCGCTGATCCTCGCGATCTATGGCAGCAAGCTCGTTCCGCCCGTGCCGCCGCTTCTCGTCGGATATGGGCGCTGGTTCGCGACGCGGCTCGACAACGCCGGCGATTTCATCTATGTCGGCGAAGGCATGACGGCGTCGGTGGCGGTATCACAACTCTCTAATGGCGTGCTCAATTATCACAATGCGGGCAAGGTGCAGGCGTCGAGCGAGCCGCAGGACATGCGGCTCCAACGCATGCTCGGCCACCTCACGACGCTCTTGCCGCCGAAGGCGGACAACGTGCTCGTGATCGGTTGTGGTGCCGGTGTCACGGCGGGCGCGGTGAGCATCGAGCCGCGGCTCAAGCGCGAGACCATCGCCGAGATCGAGCCGCTGGTGCCGAAGGTGGTGTCGAAGTATTTCGGCGCGCACAACTTCAACGTCGTGACGAATCCCAAGGTGCACGTGCAGATCGACGACGCGCGTCACTTTGTGCTCACTACCGACCAGAAGTTCGACGCGATCACGTCGGATCCGCTCGATCCATGGGTGAAGGGCGCGGCGACATTGTACACGGAAGAGTTCTTCAACGTCGCAAAGGAGCATCTCAATCCGGGCGGCGTCGTCACGCTGTTCGTGCAGCTCTACGAGAGCGGCACGCCGGCGGTGAAGAGCGAAGTCGCGACCTTCATGAAGGCGTTCCCGAATGCCGTCGTCTTCGGCAACACGAACAACGGCGGCGGCTACGATCTCGTGCTCGTCGGCCAGAACGTGCCTGGCCCGATGAAAATCGACGTCGACGCGATCGAAGCGAAGCTCGCGAGTCCGGAGTACGCGCAGGTGTCGGCGTCCTTGCGCGAGATCGGATTCTCGAACGCAACGGAGTTGTTCTCGACGTTCGCCGGTAATGAAGAGATGCTGCGGCCGTGGCTGGCCGATGCGCAGATCAACCACGATCGCAATTTGCGTCTTCAGTTCCTCGCGGGGCTCGGGCTCAATCACTACGATCAGGCCGGGATCTTCAGTCAGATGGTGCAGTACCGCCGCTATCCGGATGGGATGTTCAGCGGCTCGGCGGCGCGTCTCGAGCAGATCCGCGCGGGTGTGCGCATGTACTAG
- a CDS encoding MFS transporter — protein sequence MPDNSTRIHHGTPEFRRAMLALFAAGFATFALLYCVQPLMPVFARDFHVSAAQSSLSLSLTTGLLAPAMILAGAISESRGRKPMMVASLFASSVLTIVCAVVPHWPTFLALRALAGITFAGLPAISLAYLSEELDATSVGLGVGLSIGGNGLGGMCGRLLTGLIADLLSWRYSLGVIGLLGLVATVIFWRTLPPSRNFQPRPTHFGDLFRTFGEQLRDRRLVPLFAIGFLLMGSFVTSYNYISYRLMDAPYALSQSAVGLIFTVYLVGIFASAWIGARADRVGRGRMLVLMTIVMVAGVALTLARPLALVVIGIATLTFGFFGGHSVASSWVGLRAQHAKAQAAALYLFFYYVGSSVAGSAGGLFWDDAKWLGVAAFVAALLMLALGAAFVTARQGVPSAASAASDVGGTARPRR from the coding sequence GTGCCCGACAATTCCACTCGCATCCACCACGGAACCCCCGAGTTCCGCCGCGCGATGCTCGCGCTGTTCGCGGCGGGCTTCGCGACATTCGCGCTGCTCTACTGCGTGCAACCACTCATGCCTGTGTTCGCGCGCGACTTTCACGTCAGCGCCGCACAATCGAGCCTCTCTCTTTCCCTGACCACCGGCCTCCTCGCGCCGGCGATGATTCTCGCCGGCGCGATCTCCGAATCGCGCGGCCGCAAACCGATGATGGTCGCGTCGCTGTTCGCCTCGTCGGTGCTCACGATCGTCTGCGCCGTGGTTCCGCACTGGCCAACGTTTCTCGCGCTGCGCGCGCTCGCCGGGATAACATTCGCCGGCCTGCCCGCGATCTCGCTCGCCTATCTCAGCGAGGAGCTCGACGCGACATCCGTCGGCCTCGGCGTCGGCCTCTCGATCGGCGGTAACGGCCTGGGTGGCATGTGTGGACGATTGCTCACGGGCCTCATCGCCGACCTCCTGTCGTGGCGCTACTCGCTCGGCGTCATCGGACTGCTCGGACTCGTTGCGACAGTCATCTTTTGGCGCACGCTGCCGCCGTCGCGAAACTTTCAGCCGCGTCCGACGCACTTCGGCGACCTGTTTCGAACGTTCGGCGAGCAGCTGCGTGACCGTCGGCTCGTACCCCTGTTCGCGATTGGCTTTTTGTTGATGGGGAGCTTCGTCACGAGCTACAACTACATCAGCTATCGCCTGATGGATGCGCCGTACGCGCTGAGCCAATCGGCGGTCGGTCTCATCTTCACCGTCTATCTCGTCGGCATCTTCGCGTCGGCATGGATTGGCGCGCGCGCCGATCGTGTCGGCCGCGGCCGCATGCTCGTGTTGATGACGATCGTCATGGTGGCCGGCGTCGCGCTCACGCTCGCGCGGCCGCTGGCGCTCGTCGTGATTGGCATCGCGACGCTGACGTTCGGATTCTTCGGCGGCCATTCGGTCGCCAGCAGCTGGGTCGGCTTGCGCGCGCAGCACGCAAAGGCCCAGGCCGCGGCCCTATATCTATTCTTTTATTACGTCGGCTCGAGCGTCGCTGGATCCGCCGGCGGATTGTTCTGGGACGACGCGAAATGGCTCGGCGTCGCCGCGTTCGTGGCGGCATTGCTCATGCTGGCACTCGGCGCGGCGTTCGTAACGGCACGACAGGGTGTGCCGAGCGCGGCGAGCGCGGCATCCGACGTCGGAGGAACCGCGCGACCACGGCGCTGA
- a CDS encoding NAD(P)-dependent oxidoreductase, protein MKIVLFGASGNIGQRIAKEALRRGHEVAGVVRDPDNATPPDPRVRLVKGDATDADSVARVVKGADAVVSAISPRPNAKSNLPAPSLSDAARGLIAGLAAAGVKRLIVVGGAGSLEVAPGKKLMDQPGFPPAYLGEAIEGRDALDVYRAEGGNVEWTFLSPAAEIGPGARTGKFRLGGDNLVADASGKSYITYEDYAVALVDEIEQPKHVRERFTLAY, encoded by the coding sequence GTGAAGATCGTCTTGTTCGGAGCATCGGGAAACATCGGGCAGCGCATCGCGAAGGAAGCATTGCGTCGCGGACATGAGGTCGCCGGTGTCGTGCGCGATCCCGATAACGCCACACCGCCCGATCCGCGCGTACGTCTCGTGAAAGGCGACGCGACTGATGCCGACAGCGTTGCGCGCGTGGTGAAGGGCGCCGACGCCGTGGTGAGCGCGATCTCACCGCGCCCCAACGCGAAGTCGAATCTGCCCGCGCCCTCACTGAGTGACGCGGCGCGCGGACTCATCGCCGGACTCGCGGCGGCCGGCGTCAAACGATTGATCGTCGTGGGCGGCGCGGGTTCGCTCGAGGTCGCGCCGGGCAAGAAGCTCATGGATCAACCTGGATTTCCTCCTGCCTATCTCGGTGAAGCAATCGAGGGGCGCGACGCGTTGGACGTTTATCGCGCCGAGGGCGGCAACGTCGAATGGACATTCTTGAGTCCAGCCGCGGAAATCGGGCCCGGAGCACGCACCGGCAAATTCCGCCTCGGCGGCGACAATCTCGTCGCGGATGCTTCGGGGAAGAGTTACATCACGTACGAGGATTACGCGGTCGCGCTGGTAGACGAGATCGAGCAGCCCAAGCACGTTCGAGAGAGGTTCACCTTGGCCTACTAG
- a CDS encoding prolyl-tRNA synthetase associated domain-containing protein: protein MPDLFATLDALKIPFERHDHAPVFTCDEAFAALPGHDSVQTKNIFLRDKRGRRHLLLVTTCEKAVDIKDFTEQADADRLSFGSPERLMKYLGVTPGSVTVLGLIHDETLGVELYVDRDVWNAPLWRCHPLTNTATLIMARTDLERFFEHTGHTPRVVDLRERAA, encoded by the coding sequence ATGCCCGATCTTTTCGCGACACTCGACGCACTGAAGATTCCGTTCGAGCGACACGACCACGCGCCGGTCTTCACGTGCGACGAGGCGTTCGCCGCGCTCCCCGGTCACGACAGCGTGCAGACCAAGAACATCTTTCTGCGCGACAAGCGCGGACGCCGCCACCTGCTGCTCGTCACGACGTGCGAGAAGGCGGTGGACATCAAGGATTTCACGGAGCAGGCAGACGCCGATCGATTGAGCTTCGGATCGCCCGAGCGACTGATGAAATACCTGGGTGTGACGCCCGGCTCGGTGACCGTCCTCGGACTGATTCACGACGAAACGCTGGGCGTCGAGCTCTACGTCGATCGCGACGTCTGGAACGCGCCGCTCTGGCGATGCCATCCGCTCACGAACACCGCCACGTTGATCATGGCCCGCACGGACCTCGAGCGGTTCTTCGAGCACACCGGGCACACCCCTCGCGTGGTGGATCTCCGAGAGCGAGCAGCCTGA